One Novipirellula galeiformis DNA window includes the following coding sequences:
- a CDS encoding transporter, whose protein sequence is MDRQSITWLFGKTFLLLLFGAIIIPEDVNADESALIASESLLIQSDEDNSTDAPLPLDAPVPLEAPVPSSRLAMLIQQESEQPTPAPLLNESDASGLSSDLSGDSSSDPIGTATGDASGSATGDSPESPIESFGEAPIDRTPQFLRSVTPLLKPGQMQFDWGAVYSVQETNFPVLVGGGSILARGDVVRRSLFVPLAMRYGLNERTQLFINAPVGWYDTQFATVAGDSSDSEGGIGDTTFGFTRLLSQNNRAGRSLVGTVSATAPTGNPLNPLVFNGGGTGNGVWRLGGDLLVIQNLDPVILFYGGGYAYNFENEFSGFDVELGHQISYRMGLGFAANERVTLSGAFQGLFVTETKVDDVHIPNTEQDLMQLRFAATIAKCNKLTEPFVAFGLTDSSPSATVGVVFTK, encoded by the coding sequence ATGGACCGGCAAAGTATAACTTGGCTGTTCGGAAAAACGTTTTTGTTGCTATTGTTTGGCGCCATCATCATCCCGGAAGATGTCAACGCCGACGAATCGGCATTAATCGCTTCCGAGTCGCTGTTGATTCAGTCAGACGAAGACAACTCAACCGATGCGCCACTACCATTGGATGCGCCCGTGCCATTAGAGGCCCCGGTGCCATCGAGTCGACTAGCGATGCTGATCCAACAGGAGTCGGAACAGCCAACTCCAGCACCGTTGCTGAACGAAAGCGACGCGTCGGGATTGAGCAGCGACCTCTCGGGCGACTCCAGTAGCGACCCGATCGGCACTGCGACTGGCGATGCGAGCGGCAGCGCAACGGGCGATTCACCCGAGTCTCCCATCGAGAGTTTCGGTGAAGCTCCGATCGACCGTACTCCTCAATTTCTCCGCTCGGTGACCCCGTTGCTCAAGCCAGGTCAAATGCAGTTTGACTGGGGCGCGGTGTACTCGGTCCAGGAAACGAACTTTCCTGTGCTAGTCGGTGGCGGATCGATCCTGGCACGTGGTGACGTTGTGCGTCGCTCGCTGTTTGTGCCACTGGCAATGCGTTACGGTCTAAACGAACGCACGCAATTGTTCATCAATGCGCCGGTCGGTTGGTACGACACTCAATTCGCGACCGTCGCGGGCGACAGTAGTGATTCCGAAGGCGGGATCGGGGACACGACCTTCGGCTTCACGCGATTGCTTTCGCAAAACAATCGCGCTGGCCGCTCGCTCGTCGGAACCGTGAGCGCGACGGCCCCCACGGGCAACCCGCTCAATCCATTGGTATTCAATGGCGGCGGAACGGGCAATGGAGTTTGGCGTCTGGGCGGCGACTTGCTTGTCATTCAGAACTTGGACCCCGTCATCCTGTTTTACGGTGGGGGATACGCCTACAATTTCGAGAACGAGTTTAGTGGTTTCGACGTCGAATTGGGACATCAGATCTCCTATCGCATGGGACTTGGTTTCGCAGCCAACGAACGCGTGACTCTAAGCGGGGCATTCCAAGGTCTGTTTGTCACCGAAACGAAGGTCGACGACGTCCATATCCCTAACACGGAGCAAGACTTGATGCAGTTGCGTTTCGCGGCGACGATTGCCAAGTGCAACAAGTTAACCGAACCGTTTGTGGCCTTCGGTTTGACTGACTCATCGCCCTCAGCAACCGTTGGCGTCGTGTTCACAAAGTAG
- a CDS encoding C39 family peptidase, which yields MISKIAVTIALASLCLSASMAEAQQVSIAGRSVVRDPKFIFQKPVDSWKERKTRHVVMQQRDYSCGAAALATLVRYYWGHNVTEEMVLNVVEKMLTQEELQDRAKEGLTVADVEAAAVKMGYKTMVGKVTLAKLSESKVPVIIVINLGGTNHFVVVRDIIGGCVFLADPLRGNIRISTAGLQQSWVENAILVVAPEGETQSSRSQMAVTDNERIEGYLNRQVIRREVAGGVSAIQR from the coding sequence GTGATATCCAAGATTGCCGTCACGATCGCTTTGGCTTCCCTATGCTTGTCGGCAAGCATGGCGGAAGCCCAGCAGGTGTCGATTGCGGGTCGAAGCGTCGTCCGAGACCCCAAATTCATTTTCCAAAAACCGGTCGACAGTTGGAAAGAACGCAAGACGCGACACGTGGTCATGCAGCAGCGTGATTACAGTTGCGGTGCTGCGGCTTTAGCGACACTCGTGCGATACTATTGGGGGCACAATGTCACCGAAGAAATGGTATTGAACGTCGTGGAAAAAATGTTGACCCAAGAGGAGCTTCAGGACCGTGCCAAGGAAGGCTTGACCGTTGCCGATGTCGAAGCGGCTGCGGTTAAAATGGGTTACAAGACCATGGTGGGTAAAGTCACCTTGGCCAAATTATCCGAGAGCAAGGTACCCGTGATCATTGTGATCAACCTGGGGGGCACAAACCATTTTGTCGTGGTTCGCGACATCATCGGAGGATGCGTTTTTCTTGCCGACCCGCTACGAGGCAACATCCGGATTTCGACCGCAGGATTGCAGCAGAGCTGGGTGGAAAACGCGATTTTGGTCGTCGCTCCCGAAGGCGAAACCCAATCCTCACGTTCACAGATGGCAGTGACCGATAACGAGCGAATCGAAGGCTATCTGAACCGACAAGTGATACGTCGAGAAGTTGCTGGCGGAGTGTCCGCGATTCAGCGATAA
- a CDS encoding DUF1501 domain-containing protein: protein MTNPNINRRDLLSRSALGLGSLALAGVLGDDHLLASESGAPGALAARSPHFPGRAKRVIHFFLNGGPSHVDTFDPKPALAKYAGQPLANTLTTERKTGAAFPSPFSFKRYGESGIEVSELFSRTAQHIDDIAVIRSMYAQVPNHEPSLMLMNCGDSVQTRPSMGSWLMYGLGTENQNLPGFISMCPGGLPIKDNENWQSAFLPGAFQGTYIDSQHREFHKLIENIEHPQVSSDVQRRQLDLLRRWNDQHLQPRHDAQLQARIQSYELAFRMQRDAREAFELADEPQHILDLYGSGVHGRQTLIARRLLERGVRYVQLWHGAGQPWDNHEKIEDSHRKLAGELDQPIAALLTDLKQRGMLDDTLVLWGGEFGRTPTVELGAGGASLLGRDHNHWGFSVWMAGGGIKGGTVYGATDEFGFRAEQNRTSVHDLHATMLHCLGLDHERLTYRYAGRDFRLTDVHGSVIHDILA, encoded by the coding sequence ATGACAAACCCGAATATCAACCGCCGCGATTTGCTGTCGCGATCCGCCCTTGGTCTGGGCTCACTGGCGCTGGCGGGCGTGCTGGGCGACGACCATTTGTTGGCATCCGAATCAGGCGCGCCGGGGGCGTTGGCTGCGCGATCGCCTCATTTTCCTGGGCGTGCGAAGCGTGTCATTCACTTTTTTCTTAATGGAGGGCCGTCGCATGTCGATACCTTTGACCCGAAACCTGCGTTGGCGAAATACGCCGGCCAACCGCTCGCGAACACGCTGACGACCGAACGCAAAACCGGTGCCGCGTTTCCATCCCCCTTTTCGTTTAAGCGATATGGAGAATCGGGGATCGAAGTGAGCGAATTGTTCTCACGAACGGCACAGCACATCGATGATATCGCCGTCATCCGCTCGATGTACGCCCAGGTCCCCAATCATGAACCGTCGCTGATGCTGATGAATTGTGGCGACTCCGTTCAAACTCGGCCCAGCATGGGATCGTGGCTGATGTATGGTCTGGGGACCGAAAACCAGAACCTACCCGGATTCATTTCCATGTGCCCCGGAGGTTTGCCCATCAAGGACAACGAGAACTGGCAATCCGCGTTTCTGCCGGGCGCGTTTCAGGGCACCTACATCGATTCACAGCATCGTGAGTTTCATAAGCTCATTGAAAATATTGAACATCCTCAGGTGTCAAGCGATGTTCAACGACGGCAATTGGATCTACTTCGCCGCTGGAACGACCAACACCTTCAGCCCCGCCACGATGCTCAATTGCAAGCCAGGATTCAATCGTATGAGCTGGCGTTTCGCATGCAGCGGGATGCCAGGGAAGCGTTTGAGCTGGCGGACGAACCGCAGCACATTTTGGATCTTTATGGCTCCGGCGTACACGGTCGTCAAACCTTGATCGCGCGGCGATTGCTCGAACGTGGAGTGCGATATGTGCAATTGTGGCACGGTGCTGGGCAACCGTGGGACAACCACGAAAAGATTGAAGACAGCCACCGCAAACTGGCCGGCGAGTTGGACCAACCGATTGCTGCACTGCTTACGGACTTGAAGCAGCGAGGTATGTTGGACGACACGCTGGTGCTTTGGGGCGGCGAATTTGGACGCACGCCGACTGTCGAACTGGGGGCCGGTGGGGCCTCGTTGCTGGGACGCGACCACAATCACTGGGGATTCAGTGTCTGGATGGCTGGAGGGGGAATCAAAGGGGGAACGGTTTACGGCGCAACCGACGAATTTGGCTTCCGAGCGGAACAGAATCGCACCAGTGTTCATGATTTACATGCCACGATGCTCCATTGCTTGGGACTCGATCACGAACGTTTGACCTATCGTTATGCCGGCCGTGATTTTCGCTTGACCGATGTTCACGGAAGCGTAATTCACGACATTTTGGCATGA
- a CDS encoding PSD1 and planctomycete cytochrome C domain-containing protein, whose amino-acid sequence MLLVTPSRLLFGNLCRSGAICLSGFAALSTLLLVTTAFGDENTVVMTEQEEHFFEQHVRPVLIERCGECHGAKKQQGGLRVDSLQSLLAGGDSDAAIVPGDAAASLLVSAIRREGGLEMPPNKALVEHEIRSIEAWIDSGARWPAESMLPAEQTPHHSQDHWAFQAVEPTAIPEVQNLADAEWIQTPLDAFIAAKRNEQGLPPSPPADRRTLIRRVTYSLTGLPPTPDEVAAFIHDDDPLAYEKVVERLLQSPHYAEHWGRHWLDVARYSDTKGYVYAREERFWTQAWTYRDWVVKAIRDDLPYDRFLLLQIAADQVTDSQPEDLAAMGLLTLGRRFLGVRRDVIDDRIDVVTRGTMGLTVACARCHDHKYDAIPTADYYSLYGVFDSCYEKQTVLRDHPGDEAFQAELAKRQSTLQETMQQLASESSQRARERIADYLFAQTELHKYPADGFDQIFQKSDLLPAFVRQWEGYLRAVKPNRDSVFALWHAYADLDPVTFATEAENVTRRWHESSVRDQNVNSEIAAAFCTPPLTFRDVCDRYGEVFAQIDPEVMSCDADTEALRAVLNSPMCRVPKSPISHCETFFDSSSVTTLWKLQGDVDRWLIGAAEPIPVAVSLVDLATPVEPRIFLRGNPLKRGDNVPRQFLSVISEPTRQPFQIGSGRLELAQAIIDPQNPLTARVMVNRVWMHHFGTGLVLTPSDFGVRADPPSHPQLLDWLAAEWIRKDWSLKALHRLIVLSATYRQSSTMPENAEHRQRVTRVDPENRLLSRMNPRRVSFEELRDSLLQASGALDRSVGGKPVDMFVAPFPNRRSLYGQIDRQYFPTALRMFDFANPDLHVPQRNQTTVPQQALFFMNHPLVLQRARALANLVRDEPPPQAITQMFQLAYQRAPSEAEMADAMALLTHPISAKATKAESRELEWSYGFGHYDSATQRLEGFTELPHFTGEAWQGGPAWPDDKLGWVQLTATGGHPGNDVQHAAVRRWTAPRAMTVSIRSKVTHQATPGDGIRASIFSSIGGLLTSTSLHKDIADLNVDMLRVQPGETIDFIVDINKVLHSDQYLWEITLEGSPDESWNAESDFPKDTRLQLDELEQLAQVLICTNEFLFVD is encoded by the coding sequence ATGCTTCTCGTGACCCCCTCGAGATTGTTGTTTGGGAACCTTTGCCGCTCCGGTGCAATCTGCTTGTCCGGATTTGCGGCGCTGTCGACATTGCTGTTGGTTACCACTGCGTTTGGTGATGAAAACACAGTAGTGATGACAGAACAGGAAGAGCATTTTTTCGAGCAACACGTGCGACCGGTGCTGATTGAACGTTGCGGCGAATGTCACGGCGCAAAAAAGCAGCAAGGAGGTCTGCGAGTCGATTCGCTTCAATCGCTATTGGCCGGTGGAGATAGTGACGCGGCCATCGTGCCAGGGGATGCCGCAGCCAGTTTGCTCGTTTCGGCGATCCGACGTGAAGGCGGCTTGGAAATGCCGCCCAACAAAGCGTTGGTGGAACACGAAATACGTTCCATCGAGGCCTGGATTGACAGTGGTGCTCGGTGGCCCGCGGAGTCGATGCTGCCCGCCGAACAAACGCCGCACCACAGCCAGGATCACTGGGCGTTTCAAGCGGTTGAGCCGACCGCCATTCCCGAGGTTCAAAACCTTGCTGATGCGGAATGGATTCAGACGCCGCTTGACGCGTTTATCGCAGCCAAGCGGAACGAGCAAGGCTTGCCGCCATCGCCGCCTGCGGATCGTCGCACGTTGATCCGCCGAGTGACGTACTCATTGACCGGTTTGCCACCGACGCCCGACGAGGTTGCTGCGTTCATTCACGATGACGATCCTTTGGCGTACGAAAAAGTCGTGGAACGACTGTTGCAATCGCCGCACTATGCCGAACATTGGGGGCGCCACTGGCTCGATGTCGCTCGCTATTCAGATACCAAAGGCTACGTGTATGCGCGGGAAGAACGATTCTGGACCCAGGCTTGGACGTATCGGGATTGGGTTGTCAAAGCGATTCGCGACGACCTGCCTTACGATCGATTTTTGTTGCTGCAAATCGCAGCGGACCAAGTCACCGACAGCCAACCGGAGGACTTGGCGGCAATGGGGCTACTGACATTGGGACGCCGCTTTCTGGGCGTGCGACGTGATGTGATTGATGACCGCATCGATGTCGTCACCCGTGGCACGATGGGTTTGACAGTCGCCTGTGCTCGCTGTCACGACCACAAATATGACGCGATTCCGACCGCCGACTACTATTCGCTCTACGGTGTTTTCGACAGCTGTTACGAGAAACAAACCGTGCTGAGGGATCATCCTGGTGACGAAGCGTTTCAAGCCGAGTTAGCAAAGCGACAGTCGACGCTGCAGGAAACCATGCAGCAACTGGCTAGCGAATCTTCACAACGCGCCCGTGAACGCATTGCGGATTACTTGTTCGCACAAACCGAACTGCACAAATATCCGGCCGATGGCTTTGATCAAATTTTCCAGAAATCGGACCTGCTGCCGGCGTTCGTGCGTCAGTGGGAAGGTTATTTACGTGCTGTGAAACCGAACCGCGATTCAGTCTTTGCACTGTGGCATGCATACGCTGATCTCGACCCGGTCACGTTTGCCACCGAGGCTGAAAATGTCACTCGGCGTTGGCACGAGTCGTCCGTGAGGGATCAAAACGTCAACTCCGAAATTGCCGCTGCCTTTTGTACTCCGCCGCTAACGTTCCGTGATGTTTGTGATCGATACGGTGAAGTGTTTGCCCAAATCGATCCAGAGGTGATGTCGTGTGATGCCGATACCGAAGCCCTGCGGGCGGTGTTGAATTCGCCGATGTGCCGCGTCCCGAAGAGCCCCATCTCGCACTGTGAAACGTTCTTTGATAGTAGCAGCGTGACGACGCTGTGGAAGCTTCAAGGTGATGTCGACCGCTGGTTGATTGGTGCCGCCGAACCGATTCCCGTGGCCGTGTCGCTCGTGGACCTCGCGACGCCGGTCGAACCACGTATCTTTCTGCGCGGCAATCCTTTAAAACGGGGCGACAACGTTCCGCGTCAATTTCTGAGCGTGATCAGCGAGCCGACGCGGCAACCTTTCCAAATTGGCAGCGGACGATTGGAACTAGCCCAAGCCATCATCGATCCACAAAATCCGCTAACAGCACGAGTGATGGTCAACCGCGTTTGGATGCATCATTTTGGCACGGGCCTAGTGTTGACGCCCAGCGATTTTGGCGTGCGTGCGGATCCTCCCTCGCATCCGCAATTGCTCGATTGGCTGGCCGCGGAATGGATACGGAAAGATTGGAGCCTCAAGGCACTGCATCGTTTGATCGTGTTGTCGGCAACGTATCGACAAAGCTCGACGATGCCTGAAAACGCCGAACATCGGCAACGTGTGACCCGAGTCGATCCAGAAAATCGCTTGCTATCGAGAATGAATCCGCGACGGGTTTCCTTCGAAGAACTGCGTGATTCGCTACTGCAAGCTTCTGGGGCGTTGGATCGAAGCGTCGGTGGCAAACCCGTAGACATGTTTGTGGCTCCGTTTCCGAACCGCCGCAGCCTCTATGGACAAATCGATCGACAGTACTTTCCAACAGCGTTGCGGATGTTCGATTTTGCTAACCCGGACTTACATGTCCCCCAACGAAATCAGACGACGGTTCCTCAACAGGCATTGTTCTTCATGAATCATCCGTTGGTGCTCCAGCGTGCTCGAGCTCTGGCGAATCTTGTGCGAGATGAACCGCCACCGCAAGCGATCACCCAAATGTTCCAGCTCGCCTACCAGCGGGCTCCGAGTGAAGCCGAGATGGCCGACGCCATGGCGTTGTTAACCCATCCGATTTCCGCAAAGGCGACAAAAGCCGAGTCCAGAGAACTTGAGTGGAGTTATGGTTTTGGACACTACGATTCAGCAACACAGCGGCTTGAGGGGTTTACGGAATTGCCGCATTTCACGGGCGAGGCCTGGCAGGGCGGCCCCGCTTGGCCTGATGACAAACTCGGCTGGGTTCAACTCACCGCGACCGGAGGCCATCCGGGGAACGATGTTCAGCATGCCGCGGTTCGTCGCTGGACCGCTCCACGTGCGATGACGGTTTCGATTCGTTCCAAAGTCACCCACCAAGCAACCCCAGGTGATGGAATTCGCGCCAGTATCTTCAGCTCGATTGGCGGGCTGCTCACATCGACCAGTCTTCACAAGGACATCGCCGATTTGAATGTCGACATGTTGAGAGTGCAGCCAGGCGAAACAATCGATTTCATCGTGGATATCAACAAGGTGCTTCATAGCGATCAGTACCTCTGGGAGATCACGCTCGAAGGCTCGCCAGACGAAAGCTGGAATGCCGAATCGGATTTTCCGAAAGATACCCGCTTACAACTCGACGAACTCGAGCAGCTTGCTCAGGTATTGATTTGCACCAACGAATTTTTGTTTGTGGATTAA
- a CDS encoding family 16 glycoside hydrolase → MPLHSFFPSLLFLLLAVTQSFAAEPPQNSSPGTEKFRILFNGNDLSGWKGVDGFWSVSQGAIVGQTTPENPTKGNTFLVWQDGEVADFEFRCKVRFEGNNSGVQYRSNIVDADRFVLAGYQADLHPSQNYFGMMYGEKFADRGIIATRGQKIQIQSDGEKQVLAQLPSSEQLTDTQWNDLRIVAVGNRIIHQVNGVTTVDVTDDHPKALHKGVLGLQLHAGPAMKVEFRNLLLRNLDAESGKQLVRKLSESATTPSKDDAAANPQSPDAKKKWLTSAPEAQWIWSKQSTKNQKRFFRKSFSLAAAAKSARLYTTCDNHVKIWINGQQVGQSDAWQEPVEADVAKQLKVGENVIAIEGQNDEGVAALVLKMTAELANQTETTVITDASWQIAESVTDGWQTGATDAATWATGTLHVAGKLGVGPWNVPNYTASGGNNDPLNPRHIITPPGFVIDRLYEVPKSEGSWVCITTDANGGFYASDQADKGLFHITLADGQTKVEPIVVKDPENGQVLSGAQGLLWAFDSLWVHRNGGHLYRVTDSDQDGKLDTAERYPSKTGGGEHGNHALILTEDGKGIYMVGGNHAPMGNIASKRVQSWDEDFLLPRMWDARGHARGLMAPGGWVTRLDPETKKQELICIGFRNEYDVALNRFGDMFTFDADMEWDMGMPWYRPTRICQVVSGGDYGWRSGSGKWRPYFEDSLPPVVDIGPGSPTGVASGIGAAFPTKYQEALYALDWTFGTIYAVHMTPNGAGYSGESEPFVYGTPLPVTDAVVGSDGHFYFAVGGRGADSAFFRVRYVGDQSTAAPATNANDASAKARQTRRMLEAFHGHVDAKAIETAWPYLASEDRFIRAAARVAIESQPVAQWADRVLSESDLQTKITSAVALARLGDASHQGPLLNSLLAMEPTELSEMQLLGLLRAYELTFIRLGKPSEEQRKQVIAELDSLLPNQSSDVNRELVTILVYLRSPGVIDKAMKLITDGSEPVIPDWEELASRNQGYGASINKMRENPPPSQEIALAFELRNMATGWTLSQRRAYFEFLNRAAKASGGASYPGFLENMRTESLETCSNEERAALQDITGEDFNPVPDFEISPPKGPGKKWKLDEALAAASGKPNFERGRSLFFAAECGKCHRLAGLGGGVGPDLTSIPNKFDQRYVVEAIVHPSKDISDQYGSTNVLVDSGQVVTGIVVDKGDKIEVYPIKATDKPVVVSKDEIESMEPAAVSQMPEGLLDALSQEEIRDLIAYLMSAGNANDRRYQK, encoded by the coding sequence ATGCCGCTGCACTCTTTTTTCCCCTCGTTGTTATTTCTGTTGCTCGCGGTCACGCAGTCGTTCGCGGCCGAGCCACCCCAAAACAGCTCCCCGGGTACTGAAAAGTTTAGGATCCTGTTCAACGGGAATGACCTTTCGGGATGGAAGGGAGTCGATGGTTTTTGGTCGGTCTCGCAAGGGGCGATCGTAGGACAAACGACCCCGGAAAATCCAACCAAAGGCAACACCTTTTTGGTGTGGCAAGACGGCGAAGTCGCCGATTTTGAATTCCGCTGTAAAGTCCGTTTCGAGGGCAATAACTCGGGCGTCCAATACCGCAGCAACATCGTCGATGCGGACCGATTTGTGCTGGCGGGATACCAGGCGGATCTGCATCCCAGCCAGAACTACTTTGGCATGATGTACGGCGAAAAGTTTGCCGACCGTGGCATCATTGCAACTCGCGGTCAAAAAATTCAGATCCAATCTGATGGCGAAAAGCAAGTGCTTGCCCAACTGCCGAGTAGTGAGCAACTCACCGACACTCAGTGGAACGACCTGCGGATCGTTGCCGTCGGCAACCGCATCATCCATCAAGTTAATGGCGTGACCACCGTCGACGTGACCGACGATCACCCCAAAGCGTTGCACAAAGGAGTGCTCGGATTGCAACTGCACGCTGGACCTGCGATGAAAGTCGAGTTCCGTAACCTGTTGCTGCGAAACCTTGATGCGGAATCGGGCAAGCAGCTTGTTCGCAAGCTCTCGGAATCCGCTACGACACCAAGCAAAGACGACGCGGCAGCGAATCCACAATCACCCGATGCGAAGAAGAAGTGGCTGACGAGCGCCCCCGAAGCTCAGTGGATTTGGAGCAAACAATCGACCAAGAATCAAAAGCGGTTCTTTCGAAAATCGTTCTCGCTCGCTGCGGCCGCGAAATCAGCTCGTCTGTACACCACTTGCGATAACCACGTCAAAATTTGGATCAACGGGCAACAGGTAGGTCAAAGTGATGCATGGCAGGAGCCGGTCGAAGCCGATGTCGCAAAACAGCTAAAAGTCGGCGAGAACGTGATCGCGATCGAAGGGCAGAACGACGAAGGCGTCGCGGCGTTGGTGCTGAAGATGACTGCGGAATTGGCCAATCAGACCGAGACGACCGTCATTACAGATGCGTCATGGCAGATCGCCGAAAGCGTCACCGACGGCTGGCAAACCGGGGCGACTGACGCTGCGACTTGGGCCACCGGGACGCTGCACGTGGCTGGCAAATTGGGTGTCGGTCCTTGGAACGTTCCTAACTACACCGCATCCGGTGGCAACAACGATCCACTGAATCCGCGTCACATCATCACTCCACCTGGTTTTGTGATCGATCGCTTGTACGAGGTCCCGAAATCCGAAGGAAGCTGGGTTTGCATCACCACCGATGCAAACGGCGGCTTCTACGCCAGCGACCAAGCCGACAAGGGACTGTTTCATATCACCTTGGCCGACGGACAAACCAAGGTTGAACCGATCGTCGTCAAAGATCCCGAGAACGGCCAAGTCCTCTCGGGGGCTCAAGGCTTATTGTGGGCGTTTGATTCATTGTGGGTGCACCGCAACGGCGGCCACTTGTATCGCGTCACCGATAGCGATCAAGACGGCAAACTCGATACCGCCGAGCGTTACCCGAGTAAAACCGGGGGCGGTGAGCATGGTAACCATGCTCTGATTTTAACCGAAGACGGTAAAGGCATTTACATGGTCGGCGGGAACCATGCCCCGATGGGTAACATTGCGTCCAAGCGAGTTCAATCATGGGACGAAGATTTTCTATTGCCACGAATGTGGGACGCTCGCGGGCATGCCCGTGGCTTGATGGCGCCCGGTGGCTGGGTCACACGGCTGGATCCTGAAACGAAAAAACAAGAGCTGATCTGTATCGGCTTCCGCAACGAGTACGACGTCGCACTGAACCGCTTCGGTGACATGTTCACCTTTGATGCCGACATGGAATGGGACATGGGCATGCCGTGGTACCGCCCCACTCGAATTTGCCAAGTCGTCAGCGGTGGCGACTACGGTTGGCGCAGCGGCAGCGGGAAATGGCGTCCGTATTTCGAAGACAGTCTGCCACCCGTCGTGGACATCGGTCCCGGCTCGCCCACGGGCGTCGCCTCAGGAATCGGAGCCGCGTTTCCAACGAAGTACCAAGAGGCACTGTATGCACTCGATTGGACGTTTGGAACGATTTACGCCGTTCACATGACGCCCAACGGCGCGGGATACAGCGGGGAAAGTGAGCCGTTTGTGTACGGCACACCGCTCCCTGTGACGGACGCGGTGGTCGGTTCGGATGGACACTTTTACTTTGCCGTCGGCGGCCGTGGCGCGGATTCGGCTTTCTTTCGCGTCCGATATGTCGGTGACCAATCGACGGCGGCACCCGCGACCAATGCAAACGACGCGAGTGCGAAAGCACGCCAGACGCGGCGCATGCTCGAAGCCTTCCACGGCCACGTCGATGCCAAAGCAATCGAGACCGCGTGGCCCTATTTGGCCAGCGAAGACCGTTTCATTCGCGCCGCAGCACGAGTTGCGATCGAATCACAACCGGTCGCCCAGTGGGCCGATCGCGTGCTAAGCGAATCGGATTTGCAAACCAAAATCACCTCGGCCGTGGCACTTGCACGACTCGGTGATGCGAGTCACCAAGGGCCGCTGCTAAACAGCTTGTTGGCAATGGAACCGACCGAACTTTCCGAAATGCAACTGCTAGGATTATTGCGAGCCTATGAATTGACCTTCATCCGCTTGGGCAAGCCGAGCGAAGAGCAGCGAAAACAAGTCATTGCGGAACTGGATAGTTTGCTGCCCAATCAATCCTCCGACGTGAATCGCGAATTGGTTACGATCCTGGTTTATTTGCGTTCGCCGGGCGTGATTGACAAGGCAATGAAATTGATCACTGACGGCTCCGAACCGGTGATCCCCGATTGGGAAGAGTTGGCCAGCCGAAACCAGGGCTACGGAGCGAGCATTAATAAAATGCGTGAGAACCCGCCACCGTCGCAAGAAATCGCACTGGCGTTTGAACTGCGAAATATGGCAACCGGATGGACCCTAAGCCAGCGAAGGGCTTACTTCGAATTCCTGAATCGAGCCGCCAAAGCCTCCGGCGGCGCCAGCTATCCTGGATTCCTGGAAAACATGCGAACCGAGTCACTCGAAACCTGTTCCAACGAAGAGCGAGCGGCGTTACAGGATATCACGGGCGAGGATTTCAATCCGGTTCCGGACTTTGAGATCAGCCCGCCCAAGGGGCCTGGGAAAAAATGGAAGCTCGACGAAGCGCTGGCTGCCGCAAGCGGCAAACCTAATTTCGAGCGCGGCCGAAGTTTGTTCTTTGCCGCCGAGTGTGGCAAATGTCATCGTTTGGCCGGCCTAGGCGGCGGCGTCGGCCCCGACTTGACCAGCATTCCCAACAAGTTTGACCAACGCTACGTGGTCGAAGCGATCGTCCATCCCAGCAAGGATATTTCGGACCAATACGGTTCGACCAATGTGCTCGTCGACAGCGGCCAAGTCGTCACGGGAATCGTGGTGGACAAGGGTGACAAGATCGAGGTCTATCCGATCAAGGCGACCGACAAACCGGTGGTGGTCTCGAAAGACGAGATCGAATCGATGGAGCCAGCGGCGGTGTCCCAGATGCCCGAAGGCTTGCTCGATGCGTTGAGCCAAGAAGAGATTCGCGATTTAATCGCCTACCTGATGTCGGCGGGCAACGCCAACGATCGTCGCTACCAAAAGTAG